GTCAACCTCAGCGCCTAGTCCAAGCGCTGGTTGATCCAAGCCGAGTCGAGATTTTGAGTGGGGAGCACTTTCGGCTGAAGATGAAACCTCTCAGCTTTATGATGCTGAGCCTGCAACCAACGGTAGATATGCGCGTTTGGTCTAGCCGTCGCAATGTTATTTATCTCCAGTCCACAGGTTGTGAAATTCGCGGGATTGAATACATCAACCAGCGATTTTCGTTGGAGCTAGTGGGCGAGCTGCGGTTGAAGCAGCGGGAACAAGCAGCGTATCTGGAGGGGCGGGCGGATTTGGCCGTGAGTGTTGAGATGCCGCCAGCGCTGCAGTTTACGCCGCGGCCCTTGCTGGAAGCAACGGGCAATGGACTTTTGAAGAGTGTTTTGCTGACGGTTAAGCAGCGCCTGATGCATCAGCTGCTGCTTGACTATCGCCATTGGGTACAAACTCAAGCAGCCAACGAGCAGCTTCGAGCGTCTAGCACGCCACTATTGGGGTTCACAGAACAAATTTAGGGGGAGTTGGTCGCTGGTGCTTGCTGGCAAGATTTGGCAGGGCGCGAAGGAGCGGCGATGCTGGGGGGTCAGACCGTGCTGCTGTAGGGCTTGGCGATGAGTTAGGGTGCCGTAGCCTTTGTGGCGGTCTAGACCGTAGTTTGGATAGCGCTTTGCTAGGCGAATGATCAGGTCGTCCCGCCAGACTTTGGCGATGATGCTGGCGGCGGCGATCGCCAGAGAGCGGCGATCGCCTTGCACAAGGGTTTGCTGCTCTACCGCGAGATGGGGGATGCGCTGGTTACCGTCCACGAGGCAGAAGGTAGGCGCTACGCTGAGCTTGAGGAAAGCTCGGCGCATCGCCAGCAAACTCGCCTGGAGAATGTTGAGACGATCAATTTCCCCGACTGAGGCTAGGCCGATTTGGCAATCAAGGGAGACCTGCTGAATTTGGGCGAATAGGCGCGATCGCTGGGTAGCGGAGAGCTGTTTGCTGTCGGTCACGCCGAGGGTGCTCAAAAGCGCGTAGCTGTCGGGAGGCAACACGACAGCAGCAGCCACGACTGGCCCAAAGAGAGCACCCCGCCCGACCTCATCGAGTCCTACGAGCAGGCGATCGCCGTAGTCTTGATCAACCCAGGCGGAGGTCAGGGAGACTGGTAGCAGCGTCCCTGACTCAGATGGCGGCGGCTGTCGGCGTTTGACCATAGTGATTGGTCGCTTGGCGCTCTTCTAGACCAGCATCGCTGCGCGCTTAGCTGTCGCTTTCGTTGCCTGACTCAGCCGCTGAAGAGCGACGGCGGCGACGGCGGCGATTTTCGGGGGCGCTGCTGCGGGCTGCCTTCACGGGGCGATCGCTGCTAACAACCGCAACCACTTCGGGCTCTTCAGCGGGTGATTCTGACGATTCTGCTTCGGGCTCCTCCGCCTCGAAGGACAACAGCGTCACCGGTTCGGCTGTTGTGCCTTCTTCACCAGGCAGCACAACAGAGACAACCGCTGTCTTGGGGTTTTTGACTTCTTGAGGCGCCAAAATCAACGGAGAAATTCCCATCAGAGCATAAACGTCTTGCTCTTCGGCAGTCATTTTGACAGTGACTTGCTCTGGTGGGGCTGAGGGTTCGGCACTGCCGCGGCGGCCTCGGCTGCGCTCTGGGCGATCGCTCCGTTCGGGGCGCTCACTGCGATCGCTTCGCTCTAGCGTCCGCTCAGCGCGCTCCGGCCGAGGCGTAGCAGCCTCCTGATCCCCAGGCTCCTCGTCAGGTTCGCTCACAGGATTCGAGGCGCGATCGCTCACTCCTTTGGGAGCTTCTTCTCGCCTGTCAGTGCCCCCTTCCGGGCGGCGACGGCGACGGCGACGGCTACCATTGGAGCTCGGCTGCTCTGGAGGCTGCTCATACTCCTGCGCCTCAGTTTCTGGCATCTCCGCCAAGAAATCTTCATCCTCAGACAGATCCGGCTCATCAACCACTTCCGGCGCAATCACAGGCCGGATACTCTTGCGATTGACCGTCCGGCTGCCGTAGGAATCAGAGCGCTGGGGAAAACGAGATTCGCTGCTGGAGCGATCGCCCAGGCTCTCAGCCTTGGTATCGGCATCTCCGATCAAGTGCACCAGGTGACCTAGGCCGTCGCAAGTCGGGCAGCGCCGCCCAAACAGCTCATAGATATTCTGGCCTTGGCGTTTCCGCGTCAGCTCAACCAAGCCCAGCTCCGACAGCTGGGCGATTTGGGGGCGGGCCTTATCGGCCTTCAGCGCCTTATTAAAATGCTCCAGCACCTGAAGCTGATCGCGGCGGGAGTCCATGTCGATAAAGTCGACAATAATCACGCCAGCCACGTTGCGCAGCCGCAGTTGACGAGCGATCTCCGTCGCCGCCTCGCAGTTCGTCCACAAGACCGTTTCTCGGGCCGTCGCCGAGCGCGTAAAGGAGCCCGAGTTAACGTCAATAACCGTCAGCGCCTCGGTCGGCTCAATGATAATGTAGCCCCCCGATGGCAGGTCTACCCGGGGCTTGAGAGCCTCTCGAATCGCAGCATTCACCCGGAAGTACTCCAGCAGCGGCGTGCGATCGCGATGATGGTCGATCAGCACCCCCTGGGGAGACTTACCCCCACCCCAGTTCGTCAGATGCTGCTTAACCCGCTTCACGCCCGTACTAGAGTCCACCACAATGCGATTGACATCCGCACTGTAGACGTCGCGCAGAACCCGCTGAATAAAGTCATCATCTCGGTTCAGCAGCGCCGGAGCCCGAGTCGAGCTCGCCTCCTGCTGCACCGTCTCCCACTGACGCTGCAAAAACTCTAGATCCTCAATGATGGCTTCCTCAGCCATCCCCTCCGCCTCGGTGCGCACCAGCAAGCCCATTCCCGCAGGCTTGACCAAAATCGCCAGAGCTCGCAGGCGATTGCGCTCATTTTCATTGCGAATGCGGCGGGACAGGTTAACGCCTCGGCCAAAAGGCATCAGGACCAGATAGCGCCCGGGCATCGTAATGTTGCCTGTCAGGCGAGGCCCCTTATTGCCCGTCGGCTCCTTCATGACCTGGACCAGCACTTTTTGCTGGGGCGTCAGCAGCTCTGTGATTGCTCCCGCAGACCGCTTCAGGCGCAGCGGTCCCAGATCGCTCACATGGATAAAGCCATTGCGCTCAGCATCCCCAATATTGACGAAGGCCGCATCAATACCAGGCAGAACATTTTCGACCACCCCAAGGTAGATATCACTAATCTGGTGGGTGCCCTTGGCAACAATCAGCTCTTGAATCTGATCTTCTGAAAACACAGCAGCAACACGATGCTGCTCAGCAATCACAATTTGTTTCGGCATTCAATTTCCTCAAAGACTGGCAGCATCGAGGGCACAGAGAACTGTTGTGCAACCTAGGCTGGCAAATGTGAGATTTCTACGACGCGGAGGGTCAAACCTTAGGGGGAAGTCACAGATTGCCCACTGACCACAGATGAGGGGAAATGTGACAATCCAGAGATATCCAGGTATTGCAGTGAGGACCGAGGAGGTAATCCCACGGGATGTTTGAGCCGTTTGGAAGAAGCTCCTTAGGGGCTGATCGGATATTGAAACCCTGACATATGCAAGGGCTCAACCCCTGAGAAGCGCCTCAATATCTACCGCTTCTTAATCTGAAAAATATCACCCCAAAAAGCTTATCGTCTCAGACGCTTTTGGAGGGCACAGCTCTGGTCCACTCAAGAGCCCTGGCTTTATGGGTTTTGCAATTGTTAGGGCCTATCAGCTGATGGGGGACTAACAATTTTTTGGCTGAATAGAATTTAGGTTGGCCCTAGATTTCGATTCAGGCAGGTTCCCGCGAGACCGTTAGGGTTTGAAGGTGGAAGTGCCCCTGCACTCGGCGCAGAGACTTTAGATGTCAATGTACCACATCTACAGAATTTCCTGTGAGATGGGCCTAGATCTTTTGCGCGAGGAAGGGGCCTAACTTCTGTTGGTTGGGATGCACCGGTCACAAACTAGGGCGATCGCCCTTGAGAGCGCGATCTAGATCGGCTGCTCAGCAGGGTCTCCCAGGCGCAGCTCAGCGCGGTGTGCCCGGATCAGCTGCAAGGGGCGAGCGGCGATCGCCTCCAGCATGTAGACCAGGTTTTCGGGCCGCAGCAGCGTACCATCGTTGCGACAGCTTCCCACGTAGCGAAAGACCGTCGTTTCGGGTGTCACCTGGAGGGCCGTCCGTACCGACTCGCTCAGCTGCTCCGGCGCGCACCACGCCAGTTCGTACAGGCGATCGCGCAGATTTACCTGCTTGAGCTTGCCAGACTTCGTTTTTTGCTCGATTTCAATCGAAGGGGCCGCCAAAACCCCCTCGCACCACTGCTGCCAGTGAGCCTGCGTTGGTATGTCCGCCGACGCCAACGGCTCGGATCCGTCCTCGGCTTGTAGCGCCAAGAAGTACTCTGCAAACTCCAGAGACTGAGTCGCCGCTGGGGCACCCAGTGGCACCACTTCCACACAGTGAATCGGAATATCTGCGGGCAGCTGGGCCACCAGCTGTTGCCGAAACACCTCCGGATCCATCGGCCGAGTCAGCTCAAAGTCCACCAGTTCACCGTCACTCGAGAGGCCCAGGGACAGCGCGTTGGCGACCGAAATGCGGGGGCTCGGGTGGAATCCGCCGGTAAAGGCGATGGGCAGTGACGCCCGCCGAATCGAGCGATCGAACAGGCGCATCAAATCTAGATGGCTCACCAGCGTCATGTCACCCCGCTTGCCAAAGGTCACGCGCAGGCGCTGGGCACGCGTCTGGTCGGGGGCAAAATGTCCTTCAAACGCGGGGATCGCCGGCGGCGGCACCACCACGTTGTGCCCAAAGTCCACGCCGCACACGCCGCAGTGAGAGCAGCCCTCAAAGGAGCAGTCCGGCACCACCGCCGCCTCTAGGGCACGCTTGAGATCCTCTTGTAACCAGCTTTTCTCGATGCCGGTGTCCAGGTGGTCCCACGGCAGCGGGGCAGACAGGCGCTCATCGGCGATCGGCTCTAGGGCCGATGCGCGCTGCTGCTCCTCCATCAGGTTCCACTCGCCCTGCTCTACCTGGCGATACTTCCAGGTGAGGTCCGCTTCGGCGATCGCCTGGGTCCAAGCCCCAAAGGCCCGCTCCAGGCTCTCCCACCAAGAATCCATCCCGGCACCCAGTTCCCAAGCCCGCCGCACCACAGAGGCCAGACGGCGATCGCCCCGACCCACAAAATCCTC
This genomic stretch from Geitlerinema sp. PCC 7407 harbors:
- a CDS encoding DUF1997 domain-containing protein, translated to MLTRFAASQSVELAVPEQPISIEHYLRQPQRLVQALVDPSRVEILSGEHFRLKMKPLSFMMLSLQPTVDMRVWSSRRNVIYLQSTGCEIRGIEYINQRFSLELVGELRLKQREQAAYLEGRADLAVSVEMPPALQFTPRPLLEATGNGLLKSVLLTVKQRLMHQLLLDYRHWVQTQAANEQLRASSTPLLGFTEQI
- a CDS encoding ribonuclease HII: MVKRRQPPPSESGTLLPVSLTSAWVDQDYGDRLLVGLDEVGRGALFGPVVAAAVVLPPDSYALLSTLGVTDSKQLSATQRSRLFAQIQQVSLDCQIGLASVGEIDRLNILQASLLAMRRAFLKLSVAPTFCLVDGNQRIPHLAVEQQTLVQGDRRSLAIAAASIIAKVWRDDLIIRLAKRYPNYGLDRHKGYGTLTHRQALQQHGLTPQHRRSFAPCQILPASTSDQLPLNLFCEPQ
- a CDS encoding Rne/Rng family ribonuclease, encoding MPKQIVIAEQHRVAAVFSEDQIQELIVAKGTHQISDIYLGVVENVLPGIDAAFVNIGDAERNGFIHVSDLGPLRLKRSAGAITELLTPQQKVLVQVMKEPTGNKGPRLTGNITMPGRYLVLMPFGRGVNLSRRIRNENERNRLRALAILVKPAGMGLLVRTEAEGMAEEAIIEDLEFLQRQWETVQQEASSTRAPALLNRDDDFIQRVLRDVYSADVNRIVVDSSTGVKRVKQHLTNWGGGKSPQGVLIDHHRDRTPLLEYFRVNAAIREALKPRVDLPSGGYIIIEPTEALTVIDVNSGSFTRSATARETVLWTNCEAATEIARQLRLRNVAGVIIVDFIDMDSRRDQLQVLEHFNKALKADKARPQIAQLSELGLVELTRKRQGQNIYELFGRRCPTCDGLGHLVHLIGDADTKAESLGDRSSSESRFPQRSDSYGSRTVNRKSIRPVIAPEVVDEPDLSEDEDFLAEMPETEAQEYEQPPEQPSSNGSRRRRRRRPEGGTDRREEAPKGVSDRASNPVSEPDEEPGDQEAATPRPERAERTLERSDRSERPERSDRPERSRGRRGSAEPSAPPEQVTVKMTAEEQDVYALMGISPLILAPQEVKNPKTAVVSVVLPGEEGTTAEPVTLLSFEAEEPEAESSESPAEEPEVVAVVSSDRPVKAARSSAPENRRRRRRRSSAAESGNESDS